The proteins below are encoded in one region of Tindallia magadiensis:
- a CDS encoding CapA family protein: protein MTRTEKRKRRQKKYRKRCMVFMMVILIPVLLLGLNVSEYLANSTEGIDNHLERVEENDPMEKEEDTSSKEAKIKVVFLGDTMMDGNVAGAMDQHGMDYPLREFAPVLQEADLIIANLETAVGTSGNLMEEKSYVFQTDPAYLKLFEPYKDKLIFTLANNHGMDGPVMETIHALEREGFHFVGIGRDKREAFAPYVAEINGVSMAIFGASRVIPVAGWRATDSTPGMATAYSPEPLVGYVEEWSEKVDYVVPYLHWGQELEEKPDKHQMALKKALEAAGANIIIGSHPHVLQAMEWKAPKSFTAYSLGNFVFTTSHTALANDTVALEMTLTSERIEKVKVYPAEIRFGLVRHLKEEKERARILDRLNQISPQLFFTPEGIVEKKQ, encoded by the coding sequence ATGACTCGAACAGAAAAACGTAAAAGAAGGCAGAAAAAGTATAGAAAACGTTGCATGGTCTTTATGATGGTTATCCTAATACCTGTCTTGTTATTAGGATTGAACGTTTCGGAGTATCTGGCAAACTCTACGGAAGGAATAGACAACCATCTGGAGAGGGTAGAGGAAAATGATCCGATGGAAAAAGAGGAGGATACATCTTCCAAAGAAGCCAAAATAAAAGTTGTTTTTCTTGGCGATACCATGATGGATGGAAACGTTGCTGGAGCCATGGATCAACATGGGATGGACTATCCTCTCCGAGAATTTGCACCGGTATTGCAAGAGGCGGATCTGATCATTGCCAATCTGGAGACAGCGGTAGGAACCAGTGGCAACCTGATGGAAGAAAAGAGTTATGTTTTTCAGACAGATCCAGCTTATCTGAAGTTGTTTGAACCATATAAGGATAAACTGATTTTTACGCTGGCCAATAATCATGGAATGGATGGACCGGTAATGGAAACCATTCATGCCCTAGAAAGAGAAGGCTTTCATTTCGTAGGCATTGGAAGAGATAAACGAGAAGCCTTTGCACCCTATGTAGCTGAAATAAATGGGGTTTCGATGGCTATTTTTGGAGCGTCCCGCGTTATTCCGGTGGCTGGATGGAGAGCAACAGATTCAACTCCGGGCATGGCAACGGCCTATAGTCCGGAACCATTGGTAGGATATGTGGAAGAATGGTCAGAAAAGGTGGATTATGTGGTGCCATACTTGCATTGGGGGCAGGAGTTAGAAGAAAAGCCGGATAAACATCAGATGGCTTTGAAGAAAGCCTTGGAAGCTGCCGGAGCGAATATCATTATTGGCAGTCACCCTCATGTGTTGCAAGCCATGGAGTGGAAGGCGCCCAAATCCTTTACAGCCTATTCTCTGGGGAATTTTGTGTTTACTACCAGTCATACAGCCTTAGCCAATGACACCGTAGCCTTGGAAATGACGCTGACCTCAGAAAGGATAGAAAAGGTAAAGGTTTATCCGGCAGAAATTCGTTTTGGTTTGGTACGTCACTTGAAAGAAGAGAAGGAAAGGGCTCGTATCTTAGACCGGTTGAACCAGATCAGTCCTCAACTGTTTTTTACTCCGGAAGGGATTGTTGAGAAAAAACAGTAA
- the ilvD gene encoding dihydroxy-acid dehydratase: MKSDQITKGTHRAPHRSLLSALGMSREEMNRPKIGIVNSFNEVVPGHTHLDKITAAVKTGVAMAGGTAMEFPAIAVCDGIAMGHPGMKYSLVTRELIADSTEAMAISHAFDALVMIPNCDKNVPGLLMAAARLNIPTIFVSGGPMLAGKVKGSKTSLSSVFEAVGSHSSGNIRLEDLEEFERKACPTCGSCSGMYTANSMNCLTEALGMGLPGNGSIPAVYSARLQLAKLAGMQIMNLLKADLRPRQIMTEKAFQNALTVDMALGCSTNSMLHLPAIAYEAGVALDLEKANEVSSKTPNLCHLAPAGPAFMEDLEEAGGVYAVMKELDQLGLIEKETPTCTLKTLGENLIGCLNKNPEIIRPVHQPFSATGGIAVLKGNLAPDACVVKASAVAPEMMQHSGPARVFDSEEEATEAITGGKINAGDVVVIRYEGPKGGPGMREMLSPTSVIAGMGLGSKVALITDGRFSGATRGASIGHVSPEAAVGGPIALVEEGDQIKIDINEKTIHLDVAEEILAERRKAWQPRTPKITSGVLARYAHMVTSGSQGAVLKIPDMPR, translated from the coding sequence ATGAAAAGTGATCAAATTACCAAAGGTACTCATCGAGCTCCGCATCGTTCTCTGCTTAGTGCTTTAGGCATGAGCCGGGAAGAAATGAACCGGCCTAAAATCGGTATTGTAAACTCTTTTAATGAAGTGGTTCCGGGTCATACCCATCTTGATAAAATAACCGCCGCTGTAAAAACCGGTGTTGCCATGGCTGGAGGTACGGCTATGGAATTTCCTGCCATTGCTGTCTGTGATGGTATTGCCATGGGACATCCCGGCATGAAATATTCACTGGTCACCAGAGAGCTGATCGCTGACTCTACGGAAGCCATGGCCATTTCTCATGCTTTTGATGCCTTAGTAATGATTCCTAACTGTGATAAAAATGTTCCCGGCCTTCTTATGGCCGCCGCCCGCCTTAATATCCCAACTATTTTTGTGAGTGGTGGTCCGATGCTGGCAGGAAAAGTAAAAGGCTCCAAAACCAGTTTGTCTTCTGTTTTTGAAGCGGTAGGAAGCCATTCCTCCGGTAATATCCGTCTGGAGGATTTAGAAGAATTTGAACGTAAGGCTTGTCCTACCTGCGGTTCTTGCTCCGGTATGTATACGGCTAACAGCATGAACTGTCTGACAGAAGCTTTAGGAATGGGCCTTCCAGGAAACGGGAGCATTCCGGCTGTCTATTCCGCTCGCCTTCAATTAGCTAAGCTGGCTGGAATGCAGATCATGAACCTATTAAAGGCCGATCTTCGTCCTCGCCAGATTATGACAGAAAAAGCTTTTCAAAACGCTCTGACAGTTGACATGGCCTTAGGATGCAGTACTAACTCTATGCTCCACTTACCTGCTATCGCCTACGAAGCCGGTGTGGCCTTAGATTTGGAAAAGGCTAATGAAGTCAGCAGCAAAACTCCTAATCTATGTCATCTGGCGCCTGCCGGACCCGCCTTTATGGAAGATCTGGAGGAAGCCGGCGGCGTCTATGCCGTAATGAAAGAACTGGATCAGCTTGGTTTAATTGAAAAAGAAACACCTACCTGCACCTTGAAAACCCTTGGAGAAAATTTAATAGGATGCCTTAACAAGAACCCGGAAATTATTCGACCTGTTCATCAGCCTTTTAGTGCCACTGGCGGCATTGCTGTTTTGAAGGGAAATTTGGCACCGGATGCTTGTGTGGTAAAAGCTTCCGCCGTTGCTCCTGAAATGATGCAGCACAGCGGTCCAGCCCGGGTTTTTGACAGCGAGGAAGAGGCAACAGAAGCCATTACTGGTGGAAAAATCAACGCGGGAGATGTGGTTGTCATCCGATACGAAGGCCCAAAGGGTGGTCCGGGGATGAGAGAAATGCTTAGTCCGACCTCTGTCATTGCCGGTATGGGGTTGGGGAGTAAAGTAGCCCTTATTACGGATGGCCGCTTTAGCGGTGCTACCCGGGGCGCTTCTATCGGTCATGTTTCACCAGAGGCAGCCGTTGGCGGACCCATCGCTTTGGTAGAAGAAGGCGACCAGATTAAAATTGATATTAACGAAAAAACCATTCATTTGGATGTGGCGGAAGAAATTTTAGCAGAACGCCGAAAAGCTTGGCAACCCAGAACGCCTAAAATTACCAGTGGTGTATTAGCTCGCTATGCTCATATGGTTACTAGCGGCAGCCAGGGGGCTGTACTGAAAATCCCTGACATGCCGCGGTAG
- a CDS encoding bifunctional diguanylate cyclase/phosphohydrolase → MDNYSRKKTNLKNKVTRESIIGLGEESFQKNYYPELQEKIVSLERVSARNKALMMAIPDILLVSDAQGNITPFSSGGQNKTTGTLLIFRDQHLLKTLQKMAQEVLELNELRTHFFEMQEEDRTCFFEARLHKTELDEVLIIIRDMTKRIELEHRLRRMAETDHMTDLFNRRCFEEAFMELEGQSCTEVGLILLDIDGLKIINETLGHITGDTVIRAVGQMVKEVFEEIGFIARVGGNEFGVITRNQKVDILEKAIQTFGERLQTYNEKDSLYKVEVSYGYAYHSQGVLNTSLMYQEADNNLYQHKLLKDTSSKSALVRTLMKALEAKDYITEGHADRMSFLAETLGQAQGFSQNQLDRVRLLAKFHDLGKVGIPDKILQKPAPLTAEEWKVMKTHTVIGERIASATPELKEISRLILKHHEKWDGTGYPLRLKGEDIPIECRVLSIVDAFDAMTNERPYRKAMTVKEALDRIQECQGTQFDPELVRIFVEICQDYQLDIL, encoded by the coding sequence ATGGACAACTATTCAAGGAAAAAAACCAACCTTAAAAATAAGGTTACGCGGGAATCGATTATTGGATTGGGTGAAGAATCTTTTCAAAAGAATTATTACCCAGAACTGCAGGAAAAAATTGTTTCTCTGGAGCGGGTAAGTGCTAGGAACAAAGCACTTATGATGGCGATCCCGGATATTTTGTTGGTAAGTGATGCACAAGGAAATATAACGCCTTTTTCTTCTGGTGGACAAAATAAGACTACAGGAACCCTGCTAATTTTTCGAGATCAACATCTCCTGAAAACATTGCAAAAAATGGCACAAGAAGTGTTGGAATTGAATGAGTTGAGAACTCATTTTTTTGAAATGCAGGAAGAAGATCGCACCTGTTTTTTTGAGGCCCGCCTCCATAAAACAGAGTTGGATGAAGTGCTTATCATTATTCGAGATATGACGAAAAGAATTGAGTTGGAACATCGGTTGAGACGAATGGCTGAAACAGATCATATGACAGACCTTTTCAACCGGCGATGCTTTGAAGAAGCCTTTATGGAACTGGAAGGTCAGTCATGCACAGAGGTGGGTCTGATTTTATTAGACATTGATGGGTTGAAAATTATTAATGAAACCCTGGGGCATATCACAGGAGATACGGTGATTCGGGCAGTAGGTCAAATGGTAAAGGAAGTCTTTGAAGAAATTGGATTTATTGCCAGAGTAGGAGGGAATGAGTTTGGTGTTATCACCCGTAATCAAAAGGTGGACATACTGGAAAAAGCGATTCAAACCTTTGGAGAAAGACTGCAGACTTATAATGAAAAAGACAGCCTCTATAAAGTAGAAGTATCCTACGGATATGCTTATCATTCTCAAGGAGTTCTCAACACAAGTTTAATGTATCAGGAGGCGGATAACAATTTATATCAACATAAACTGTTAAAAGATACCAGCAGTAAAAGTGCGTTGGTAAGAACCTTGATGAAAGCTTTGGAAGCAAAAGACTATATTACGGAAGGTCATGCAGATCGTATGTCTTTTCTGGCAGAAACATTAGGGCAAGCTCAGGGCTTTTCACAGAATCAACTGGATCGGGTACGCTTACTGGCAAAATTTCATGATTTGGGAAAAGTGGGAATACCGGATAAAATTTTACAAAAACCAGCTCCTCTAACAGCGGAAGAATGGAAAGTGATGAAAACTCATACCGTTATAGGAGAACGTATTGCTTCGGCTACACCTGAATTAAAAGAAATTTCCCGCCTGATCCTTAAACATCATGAAAAATGGGATGGCACCGGGTATCCCTTACGGTTAAAAGGAGAAGATATTCCGATAGAGTGTCGGGTGTTATCCATTGTGGATGCCTTTGACGCTATGACCAATGAACGGCCATATCGAAAAGCTATGACGGTAAAAGAAGCTTTGGATAGAATTCAGGAATGCCAGGGAACTCAGTTTGATCCAGAACTAGTTCGGATATTTGTGGAAATATGTCAGGACTACCAATTAGATATTTTGTAA
- the ercA gene encoding alcohol dehydrogenase-like regulatory protein ErcA, with product MNTGMDKSLELRKFVVPEVVMGQGASLLINRYVTHFGARKALLVTDKHLRKQLWFQEIIKAVEQTGIEIHLFDDVSCNPKDYEVMIGAEEFLGKECDIIVAIGGGSPMDCAKGIGIVSTNGGHILDYVGVDEIKLPGPPLICIPTTAGTSADVSQFAIIADTSENIKKAIISKKVVPDLALIDNHPLKTMDPYLTACTGMDSLTHAIEACVSNARSDLTHVHALESVRMITNHLEAAVQSDRSVETLWEMMVGTLHAGFAFSNASLGAVHAMAHSLGGLYDLPHGECNGILLEKVIEANFQAAEPCFRQIAEKMDLSVANMNTEEACTALVERIQQLRRKVGIPDYLPMESIDEDALEKLAENALQDPCMVTNPKIMAKEEVKKIYGQLFKEKNQP from the coding sequence ATGAACACTGGGATGGATAAATCACTGGAACTTAGAAAATTTGTTGTGCCAGAAGTGGTTATGGGACAGGGAGCCTCCCTTCTGATCAATCGATACGTGACACATTTTGGCGCCCGAAAAGCGTTACTGGTTACGGATAAACATTTAAGAAAACAACTTTGGTTTCAGGAAATAATAAAAGCGGTTGAACAAACAGGAATAGAAATTCATTTATTTGATGACGTTTCCTGTAACCCTAAAGATTACGAAGTAATGATCGGTGCGGAAGAATTTCTAGGGAAAGAATGTGATATTATTGTAGCCATTGGTGGTGGAAGTCCAATGGATTGTGCCAAAGGAATCGGCATTGTTTCTACCAATGGTGGTCATATTCTTGATTATGTAGGAGTAGACGAAATTAAGCTGCCAGGACCACCATTGATCTGCATTCCAACTACGGCTGGTACTTCGGCAGACGTATCTCAATTTGCGATCATTGCGGATACCAGCGAAAACATAAAAAAAGCCATTATCAGTAAAAAAGTAGTGCCAGACTTGGCCTTAATTGATAACCATCCGCTGAAAACCATGGATCCTTATTTAACGGCTTGTACAGGTATGGACAGCCTTACCCACGCCATCGAAGCTTGTGTATCGAATGCTCGGTCTGATCTAACTCATGTCCATGCTTTGGAATCTGTCAGGATGATTACCAACCATCTGGAAGCAGCCGTTCAATCAGATCGGAGCGTAGAGACGCTTTGGGAAATGATGGTAGGAACCCTGCATGCTGGTTTTGCTTTTTCCAATGCCAGTTTAGGGGCAGTTCATGCCATGGCTCATAGTTTGGGAGGTTTGTATGATTTACCTCATGGTGAATGCAATGGTATTTTATTGGAAAAAGTGATCGAAGCAAACTTTCAAGCGGCAGAACCTTGTTTTCGACAAATAGCTGAGAAAATGGATCTTTCTGTAGCTAATATGAATACTGAAGAAGCTTGTACAGCTCTGGTGGAGCGTATCCAACAATTACGCCGGAAAGTGGGAATACCAGATTATCTTCCGATGGAATCGATTGATGAGGACGCCTTGGAAAAACTTGCAGAGAACGCCCTTCAGGACCCTTGTATGGTGACAAATCCTAAAATAATGGCGAAGGAAGAGGTAAAAAAGATTTATGGACAACTATTCAAGGAAAAAAACCAACCTTAA
- a CDS encoding TrkH family potassium uptake protein, with protein sequence MIKLRKKTSRPVQLSPPQILASGFAIVILIGMFLLNLPAATVHQESIGWIDSLFTATSAVCVTGLVVVDTGSYWSVFGQTVIAVLIQIGGLGFMTMATLFAVVLGKKISLKERLIIQQAVGQETISGVVRFTLFLLVVALGIEAVGALFLAFQFVPEFGFSTGIGYAIFHSISAFCNAGFDILGDGNSLSRYTTNPLINLTIMTLIISGGFGFTVLLDLYNHKKAKHFSLHTRIVLLITIGLLALGTLVYLLLEWNNPATLGNLSFPQKLMASLFQSVTPRTAGFNTIDIASLTDASLFFTIILMFIGGSPASTAGGIKTVTFGVVLLLAFSVIRGNDRVVLFKKTVPQSIIKRAITVAIIGINLIILITMLMTIMEPAFTFMQILFEVTSAFGTVGLSTGITPQLGTTSKLLMIAMMYAGRVGILTVAFALARRQHHYRDLVHYAEEKVMVG encoded by the coding sequence ATGATAAAACTACGAAAAAAAACAAGCCGACCAGTTCAATTATCTCCGCCACAAATTCTTGCCAGTGGCTTTGCTATTGTGATTCTAATCGGCATGTTCCTATTGAATCTTCCTGCTGCCACGGTTCACCAGGAATCCATCGGTTGGATCGATTCCCTGTTTACCGCTACTTCTGCTGTTTGTGTTACTGGTTTGGTGGTCGTGGATACAGGCAGCTATTGGTCTGTTTTTGGACAAACGGTGATTGCTGTCCTGATTCAAATCGGCGGTCTTGGGTTTATGACCATGGCTACCCTTTTTGCTGTTGTTTTAGGTAAAAAGATTTCTCTTAAAGAGCGGCTCATTATTCAACAAGCTGTAGGTCAAGAAACCATTTCAGGTGTTGTTCGTTTCACCTTATTCTTACTTGTTGTTGCTTTAGGTATCGAAGCCGTAGGAGCGCTTTTTTTAGCTTTTCAGTTTGTTCCAGAGTTTGGTTTTTCAACAGGTATTGGATACGCCATTTTCCACTCTATCTCTGCCTTTTGTAACGCCGGCTTTGATATTCTGGGTGATGGGAACAGCCTGAGCCGTTATACAACCAACCCACTGATTAATCTTACCATTATGACTTTAATTATTTCTGGAGGTTTTGGCTTTACGGTTTTACTGGATCTCTATAACCATAAAAAGGCGAAACATTTCAGCCTTCACACTCGTATCGTTCTATTGATAACCATTGGTTTACTAGCCTTAGGTACTTTGGTGTATCTTTTGTTGGAATGGAACAATCCTGCTACTCTTGGCAATTTAAGCTTCCCACAAAAGCTGATGGCATCTTTGTTTCAATCTGTTACGCCTCGTACCGCTGGCTTTAATACCATCGATATCGCTAGTTTAACAGATGCCTCGCTTTTCTTTACCATTATCCTGATGTTTATTGGCGGTTCACCAGCTTCCACTGCCGGCGGCATTAAAACCGTTACCTTCGGCGTAGTGTTGCTATTAGCTTTTTCAGTTATCCGTGGCAACGACCGGGTGGTGCTATTCAAAAAAACCGTTCCTCAATCAATTATCAAACGAGCCATTACTGTTGCCATTATTGGAATTAACCTTATCATCCTAATAACAATGCTTATGACTATTATGGAACCCGCATTTACCTTTATGCAAATTCTATTTGAAGTTACTTCTGCTTTTGGAACCGTTGGCTTATCTACGGGTATTACCCCTCAACTGGGAACCACTTCCAAACTTTTAATGATCGCAATGATGTATGCAGGTCGTGTTGGTATTCTTACGGTTGCTTTTGCACTGGCACGTCGGCAACATCATTATCGTGATCTGGTTCATTATGCAGAAGAAAAAGTAATGGTGGGATAA
- a CDS encoding potassium channel family protein, protein MKQFAVIGCGRFGGSVAKALYKSGFDVLALDDDECVIRNIADEVTHAATIDIDDAIALKEVGIRNMDVVIIGIGSDLKASVMSTLLVKEMGVPYVVAKAQDEMHAKVLTKIGADRVIFPERDMGIRLAYNLTSTNILDFIELSPDYSILEIVSPKIWHDKSLKDNNIRARFGLSILAIKRGEEINVSPQAEEIVRSEDILIVVGSNEDLRKVQEHE, encoded by the coding sequence ATGAAACAATTTGCTGTTATCGGCTGTGGCCGTTTTGGAGGAAGTGTTGCAAAAGCTTTGTATAAAAGCGGATTTGATGTATTAGCACTGGACGATGATGAATGTGTTATTCGAAATATTGCTGATGAAGTCACTCATGCAGCTACCATCGATATTGACGATGCCATCGCCCTTAAAGAGGTTGGTATCCGAAACATGGATGTCGTCATCATAGGAATTGGAAGTGACTTAAAAGCTTCTGTTATGTCTACGCTTTTAGTAAAGGAAATGGGCGTTCCCTATGTGGTTGCAAAAGCTCAGGATGAAATGCATGCAAAAGTCTTGACAAAAATTGGAGCCGACCGGGTTATTTTTCCAGAACGGGACATGGGCATCCGGTTGGCCTACAACCTTACCTCAACGAATATACTGGATTTCATTGAACTCTCACCAGATTATAGTATTTTAGAAATTGTTTCTCCTAAAATATGGCATGACAAAAGCTTAAAAGACAATAATATCCGTGCCCGTTTTGGGCTAAGTATTTTAGCCATCAAACGAGGAGAGGAGATTAACGTTTCCCCTCAGGCAGAGGAAATCGTCAGAAGTGAAGATATTTTAATTGTTGTGGGTTCCAATGAAGACCTCCGAAAAGTTCAGGAACACGAATAA
- a CDS encoding EAL domain-containing protein has protein sequence MNRKTWILIILLMLLAFQTIVVSAYIDVVNYYADEAYPPYSYQTAVGMDGFDVELIQRIFQDPNYHLVIRGENWPKVLAYMEEGKADVISSLTITEERKDTMLFTDPILQVSQGFFGTERIANFSMNRLQEYSIGVGEAYSDILLLEDELEIVEYVSFTDLEEAMHALMAGRIDLVFAEEDAFAHVLIQNRLQGYITTYEGDLFPRTYHYAVNKEKPELVRFINRRLGELKETGVYEAVHQKYLQKNSPHFYQEQKKRQISIMAIVGLLFVGLIISTRYFAIKNQMSELQASYEEIRAMEEELSDQVDQLQHYISVIEHMAHHDELTGLPNMRSVHEYLEEKIEAAGKTEELIAFVLMDLDDFKSVNDIHGHAAGDQLLIELGNRLSAQKREDSMVARMGGDEFILCISQLKSKEALQGYLDHLFEAIHQPVQMEDVSLYPYFTAGVALYPTDAADASSLFACADAAMHQAKKEGSRRYQFFYQEIKENVRKRVELEADIYKAIEEKEFGLEYQPQFEAVTGLIKGVEVLIRWNHPQKGVISPSEFIPVAEDSGQIVEIGRWVMEEASKKMHEWKSKGREPLNLSVNVSIRQMQHPSFLNDFKAYYELGFADINHLKLEVTESISMMDSGEVLSSLEELSRMGVRISLDDFGTGFSSMNHLKAMPVQEVKIDKSFVNNMENSGSKQAIVRSMIKLAHALDKTVVAEGVETKQQAELLCTYQCDMLQGYYYAKPMSWEAFVKRFYSCS, from the coding sequence TTGAATAGAAAAACATGGATTCTGATTATTCTTCTAATGTTGCTGGCATTTCAGACAATCGTTGTTTCAGCCTATATTGATGTGGTTAATTATTATGCTGACGAAGCATATCCACCCTATTCTTACCAGACGGCGGTAGGGATGGATGGTTTTGATGTGGAATTGATTCAACGGATTTTTCAAGATCCGAACTATCATCTAGTCATTAGGGGAGAAAACTGGCCAAAGGTACTGGCGTACATGGAAGAGGGCAAGGCTGATGTGATTAGCTCATTGACGATCACCGAGGAACGAAAAGACACCATGCTGTTTACAGATCCGATTTTACAAGTGAGCCAAGGATTTTTTGGAACCGAAAGAATAGCAAATTTTTCAATGAACCGGTTGCAGGAATATTCCATCGGAGTGGGAGAAGCCTATTCGGATATTCTTTTGCTTGAAGATGAACTGGAAATAGTAGAATATGTCAGCTTTACAGATTTGGAAGAGGCAATGCATGCCTTGATGGCTGGAAGAATCGATTTGGTTTTTGCAGAAGAAGATGCTTTTGCACATGTATTGATTCAAAATCGGCTACAAGGTTATATCACGACCTATGAAGGCGATCTTTTTCCACGAACCTATCATTATGCGGTAAATAAAGAAAAGCCGGAACTGGTTAGATTTATCAACAGGCGATTGGGAGAGTTAAAAGAAACCGGTGTATATGAGGCCGTTCATCAAAAGTATCTGCAAAAAAATTCGCCTCATTTCTATCAAGAGCAAAAGAAGCGACAGATAAGTATCATGGCTATTGTAGGTCTTTTATTCGTTGGGTTGATCATTAGTACCCGCTATTTTGCCATCAAAAACCAAATGAGTGAGCTGCAGGCTTCCTATGAAGAAATAAGGGCCATGGAAGAAGAGTTGAGTGATCAGGTAGATCAGCTACAGCACTATATCAGCGTGATTGAGCATATGGCTCATCATGATGAGCTGACAGGGCTTCCTAATATGAGATCTGTGCATGAATACTTGGAAGAAAAAATAGAAGCTGCTGGAAAAACAGAAGAACTGATTGCTTTTGTATTGATGGATCTGGACGATTTTAAGAGTGTCAATGATATTCATGGCCATGCAGCTGGTGATCAATTATTGATCGAATTAGGAAATCGGCTGTCCGCCCAAAAAAGGGAAGATTCCATGGTAGCCAGAATGGGTGGCGATGAATTTATTCTTTGCATCAGTCAACTAAAAAGCAAAGAAGCGTTACAAGGATATCTAGATCATCTTTTTGAAGCAATTCATCAGCCGGTTCAAATGGAAGACGTTTCCCTATATCCTTACTTCACAGCAGGAGTAGCCCTATATCCAACAGATGCGGCAGATGCTTCTTCCTTATTTGCCTGTGCGGATGCGGCCATGCATCAGGCAAAAAAAGAAGGAAGCCGACGTTATCAGTTTTTTTATCAGGAAATAAAAGAAAATGTTAGGAAAAGAGTAGAACTGGAAGCCGATATTTATAAAGCCATTGAAGAAAAAGAGTTTGGTTTGGAATACCAGCCTCAGTTTGAAGCGGTAACAGGATTGATTAAAGGCGTAGAAGTGCTAATCCGTTGGAATCATCCGCAAAAAGGAGTGATTTCACCATCAGAATTTATTCCGGTAGCCGAAGATTCTGGGCAAATTGTGGAAATTGGGCGATGGGTAATGGAGGAAGCATCTAAGAAAATGCATGAATGGAAATCAAAAGGAAGAGAACCGCTAAACCTTTCTGTGAATGTCTCCATCAGGCAAATGCAGCATCCTTCTTTCCTTAATGACTTTAAGGCTTATTATGAACTGGGCTTTGCAGACATTAATCATTTAAAGCTGGAAGTGACCGAAAGTATTAGCATGATGGATTCCGGAGAAGTACTTTCTTCTTTAGAAGAACTGTCTCGAATGGGTGTGCGGATTTCTTTGGATGATTTTGGAACCGGTTTTTCATCCATGAATCATCTAAAAGCCATGCCTGTGCAAGAAGTGAAAATTGATAAATCTTTTGTCAATAATATGGAAAATAGTGGATCGAAGCAGGCTATCGTTCGTTCTATGATTAAATTAGCCCATGCACTGGATAAAACAGTGGTAGCAGAAGGCGTCGAAACAAAACAGCAGGCAGAACTGCTCTGTACTTACCAATGTGATATGCTTCAAGGCTATTATTACGCTAAGCCTATGAGCTGGGAGGCGTTTGTAAAACGATTTTATTCGTGTTCCTGA